The following proteins are co-located in the Streptomyces bottropensis ATCC 25435 genome:
- a CDS encoding glutamate-5-semialdehyde dehydrogenase yields MTSLSPYDSMTPVTRAAYRAKAAAADLAPLPRADKDDALLAIADALVVRTSDIVEANAKDIERAREAGTSEAIVDRLTLTPERIRAIAADVRDVAALPDPVGEVVRGSTLPNGIDLRQVRVPLGVVGIIYEARPNVTVDAAALCLKSGNAVLLRGSSSAHESNAALVRVLRDAVGGAGLPADSIQLVPGESRESVRELMRARGLVDVLIPRGGASLIRTVVEESTVPVIETGTGNCHVYVDAVADLDMAIEILINSKAHRVSVCNAAETLLVHQDIAPEFLPRALDALADAGVTVHADERVLAYAKESRATVVEATTEDWETEYLSYDIAAAVVDSLDRAVEHIRLWSSGHTEAIVTTSQQAARRFTQLVDSTTVAVNASTRFTDGGQFGFGAEIGISTQKLHARGPMGLPELTSTKYIVTGDGHVRR; encoded by the coding sequence ATGACCTCGCTCTCGCCGTACGACTCCATGACGCCGGTCACCCGGGCCGCCTACCGGGCCAAGGCCGCCGCCGCCGACCTCGCGCCGCTGCCGCGCGCCGACAAGGACGACGCGCTGCTCGCCATCGCCGACGCGCTGGTGGTCCGTACGAGCGACATCGTGGAGGCAAACGCCAAGGACATCGAGCGGGCCCGTGAGGCAGGCACCAGCGAGGCGATCGTCGACCGGCTCACCCTGACCCCGGAGCGGATCCGCGCGATCGCCGCCGACGTCCGTGACGTGGCCGCGCTGCCCGACCCGGTCGGCGAGGTCGTGCGCGGCTCCACCCTCCCGAACGGCATCGACCTGCGCCAGGTCCGCGTCCCCCTCGGCGTCGTCGGTATCATCTACGAGGCCCGCCCGAACGTGACCGTGGACGCCGCCGCCCTCTGCCTGAAGTCCGGCAACGCCGTCCTGCTGCGCGGCTCGTCCTCCGCCCACGAGTCCAACGCCGCCCTCGTGCGCGTCCTGCGGGACGCCGTCGGCGGCGCGGGCCTGCCCGCCGACTCCATCCAGCTCGTCCCCGGTGAGAGCCGCGAGTCCGTCCGCGAGCTGATGCGCGCCCGCGGCCTGGTCGACGTGCTCATCCCGCGCGGCGGCGCCTCCCTGATCCGCACGGTCGTCGAGGAGTCCACCGTCCCGGTGATCGAGACCGGCACGGGCAACTGCCACGTCTACGTCGACGCCGTCGCCGACCTCGACATGGCGATCGAGATCCTGATCAACTCCAAGGCCCACCGCGTCAGCGTCTGCAACGCCGCCGAGACCCTCCTCGTCCACCAGGACATCGCCCCCGAGTTCCTGCCCCGCGCCCTCGACGCGCTCGCCGACGCGGGCGTCACGGTCCACGCCGACGAGCGCGTGCTCGCCTACGCCAAGGAGAGCCGGGCCACGGTCGTGGAGGCCACCACGGAGGACTGGGAGACCGAGTACCTGTCGTACGACATCGCCGCCGCCGTCGTCGACTCGCTCGACCGGGCCGTGGAACACATCCGGCTGTGGAGCTCCGGCCACACCGAGGCGATCGTCACCACCTCCCAGCAGGCCGCCCGCCGCTTCACCCAGCTGGTCGACTCCACCACGGTCGCCGTCAACGCCTCGACCCGGTTCACCGACGGCGGCCAGTTCGGTTTCGGCGCCGAGATCGGCATCTCCACGCAGAAGCTGCACGCCCGGGGCCCGATGGGCCTGCCCGAGCTGACCAGCACGAAGTACATCGTCACCGGCGACGGACACGTCCGCCGCTAG
- the proB gene encoding glutamate 5-kinase — protein MAQAHRIVVKVGSSSLTTASGGLDADRVDALVDVLAKARSGGEREVVLVSSGAIAAGLAPLGLRRRPKDLARQQAAASVGQGLLVARYTASCARYGIRVGQVLLTSDDMSRRAHHRNASRTLDKLLAMGALPVVNENDTVATDEIRFGDNDRLAALVAHLVRADLLVLLSDVDGVYDGDPAKPGTSRIAEVRGPEDLAHVEIGSAGKAGVGTGGMVTKVEAAAIATGAGIPVVLTSAVHAADALGGRDTGTYFHPTGRRSADRLLWLQHASTPQGALILDDGAVRAVVERRTSLLPAGIGGVEGDFTAGDPVELRDGTGRAVARGLVNFDAKEIPRLIGRSTRELARELGPAYEREVVHRDDLVLLHP, from the coding sequence GTGGCGCAAGCGCACCGGATCGTCGTCAAGGTGGGCTCCTCGTCGCTGACGACGGCGTCCGGTGGCCTCGACGCGGACCGGGTGGACGCCCTCGTGGACGTCCTCGCCAAGGCCCGCAGCGGGGGGGAGCGCGAGGTCGTCCTCGTCTCCTCCGGCGCCATCGCCGCCGGGCTCGCGCCGCTGGGCCTGCGCCGCCGCCCCAAGGACCTCGCCCGGCAGCAGGCCGCCGCCAGCGTCGGCCAGGGCCTCCTCGTGGCCCGCTACACGGCCTCCTGTGCCCGCTACGGCATCCGCGTCGGCCAGGTGCTCCTCACCTCCGACGACATGAGCCGCCGCGCCCACCACCGCAACGCCTCCCGCACCCTCGACAAGCTCCTGGCGATGGGCGCCCTGCCGGTCGTCAACGAGAACGACACCGTCGCCACGGACGAGATCCGCTTCGGCGACAACGACCGCCTCGCCGCCCTCGTCGCCCACCTCGTACGCGCGGATCTGCTGGTCCTGCTGTCGGACGTGGACGGCGTGTACGACGGCGACCCCGCCAAGCCCGGCACGTCGCGGATAGCGGAGGTCCGGGGGCCCGAGGACCTCGCACACGTGGAGATCGGCAGCGCCGGCAAGGCGGGCGTGGGCACCGGGGGCATGGTCACCAAGGTCGAGGCCGCCGCGATCGCCACCGGTGCGGGCATCCCCGTGGTCCTCACCAGCGCCGTCCACGCGGCGGACGCGCTCGGCGGCCGTGACACGGGCACGTACTTCCACCCGACCGGCAGGCGCTCCGCCGACCGGCTGCTGTGGCTCCAGCACGCCTCCACCCCGCAGGGCGCGCTCATCCTCGACGACGGGGCCGTGCGCGCGGTCGTCGAACGCCGCACGTCACTGCTCCCGGCCGGGATCGGCGGCGTCGAGGGCGACTTCACCGCCGGCGACCCCGTGGAGCTGCGCGACGGCACGGGCCGGGCGGTCGCCCGCGGGCTCGTGAACTTCGACGCCAAGGAGATCCCCCGGCTGATCGGCCGCTCGACCCGGGAACTGGCGCGCGAGCTGGGTCCCGCGTACGAACGAGAGGTCGTACACAGGGACGATCTCGTCCTCCTGCACCCCTGA
- the obgE gene encoding GTPase ObgE, translating into MTTFVDRVELHVAAGNGGHGCASVHREKFKPLGGPDGGNGGRGGDVILTVDQSVTTLLDYHHSPHRKATAGKPGEGGNRSGKDGQDLVLPVPDGTVVLDRQGNVLADLVGHGTSFVAAQGGRGGLGNAALASARRKAPGFALLGVPGDMGDIVLELKTVADVALVGYPSAGKSSLISVLSAAKPKIADYPFTTLVPNLGVVTAGETVYTIADVPGLIPGASQGKGLGLEFLRHVERCSVLVHVLDTATLESDRDPVSDLDIIEEELTQYGGLDKRPRIVVLNKIDVPDGKDLAEMVRPDLEARGYRVFEVSAVAHTGLRELSFALADLVGRARAAKPKEEATRIVIRPKAVDDAGFTVVREEDGLFRVRGEKPERWVRQTDFSNDEAVGYLADRLNRLGVEDELMKAGARSGDGVAIGPEDNAVVFDWEPTVMAGAEMLGRRGEDHRFEEPRPAVQRRRDRQAERDELQKEYDDFEPF; encoded by the coding sequence ATGACCACCTTCGTGGACCGCGTCGAGCTGCATGTCGCCGCGGGTAACGGAGGCCACGGCTGTGCCTCCGTCCACCGGGAGAAGTTCAAGCCGCTCGGCGGCCCCGACGGCGGCAACGGCGGCCGGGGCGGCGACGTCATCCTGACCGTCGACCAGTCCGTGACGACTCTCCTCGACTACCACCACTCCCCGCACCGCAAGGCCACCGCCGGCAAGCCCGGCGAGGGCGGCAACCGGTCGGGCAAGGACGGGCAGGACCTGGTCCTTCCCGTGCCGGACGGCACGGTCGTCCTCGACCGGCAGGGCAACGTCCTCGCCGACCTCGTCGGCCACGGCACCTCCTTCGTCGCCGCGCAGGGCGGCCGGGGCGGCCTCGGCAACGCGGCCCTCGCCTCCGCCCGCCGCAAGGCTCCCGGCTTCGCGCTGCTCGGCGTGCCCGGCGACATGGGCGACATCGTCCTGGAGCTGAAGACCGTCGCCGACGTGGCGCTGGTCGGCTACCCGAGCGCGGGCAAGTCCTCGCTGATCTCGGTGCTGAGCGCCGCCAAGCCGAAGATCGCGGACTACCCCTTCACGACACTCGTCCCCAACCTGGGCGTGGTGACGGCCGGCGAAACGGTCTACACGATCGCCGACGTCCCCGGGCTCATCCCCGGCGCCAGCCAGGGCAAGGGTCTGGGCCTGGAGTTCCTGCGCCACGTCGAGCGCTGCAGCGTCCTCGTCCACGTCCTCGACACGGCCACGCTGGAGTCGGACCGCGACCCCGTCTCCGACCTCGACATCATCGAGGAGGAGCTGACGCAGTACGGCGGGCTCGACAAGCGGCCCCGGATCGTCGTCCTCAACAAGATCGACGTGCCCGACGGCAAGGACCTCGCCGAGATGGTGCGCCCGGACCTGGAGGCCCGTGGCTACCGGGTCTTCGAGGTGTCCGCCGTCGCCCACACGGGGCTGCGGGAGCTGTCGTTCGCGCTCGCCGACCTCGTGGGCCGGGCGCGTGCCGCCAAGCCGAAGGAGGAGGCGACGCGGATCGTCATCCGGCCCAAGGCCGTCGACGACGCCGGCTTCACGGTCGTGCGGGAGGAGGACGGACTGTTCCGCGTCCGGGGCGAGAAGCCGGAGCGCTGGGTCCGTCAGACCGACTTCAGCAACGACGAGGCGGTGGGCTACCTCGCCGACCGTCTGAACCGGCTCGGTGTCGAGGACGAGCTGATGAAGGCGGGCGCCCGCTCCGGCGACGGCGTCGCCATCGGCCCCGAGGACAACGCCGTCGTCTTCGACTGGGAGCCGACCGTCATGGCCGGCGCGGAGATGCTCGGCCGCCGTGGCGAGGACCACCGCTTCGAGGAGCCCCGCCCGGCCGTCCAGCGCCGCCGCGACCGCCAGGCGGAGCGGGACGAGCTGCAGAAGGAGTACGACGACTTCGAGCCGTTCTAG
- the rpmA gene encoding 50S ribosomal protein L27 — protein sequence MAHKKGASSTRNGRDSNAQRLGVKRFGGQVVNAGEILVRQRGTHFHPGSGVGRGKDDTLFALNAGAVEFGTSRGRKVVNIVPAA from the coding sequence ATGGCACACAAGAAGGGCGCATCGTCCACCCGGAACGGTCGCGACTCCAACGCTCAGCGGCTCGGCGTGAAGCGCTTCGGCGGTCAGGTCGTCAACGCCGGTGAGATCCTGGTCCGCCAGCGCGGCACGCACTTCCACCCGGGTTCGGGCGTCGGCCGCGGCAAGGACGACACGCTGTTCGCGCTGAACGCCGGTGCGGTCGAGTTCGGCACCAGCCGTGGTCGCAAGGTCGTCAACATCGTTCCGGCCGCCTGA
- the rplU gene encoding 50S ribosomal protein L21, with the protein MYAIVRSGGRQHKVAVGDIVEVDKISTASVGDTVELSTLLVVDGDAVTSDPWVLAGIKVQAEVVDHHKGQKIDILRYKNKTGYRRRQGHRQQYTAIKVTEIPAAAK; encoded by the coding sequence GTGTACGCCATCGTGCGCAGCGGTGGTCGCCAGCACAAGGTTGCTGTCGGCGACATCGTTGAGGTTGACAAGATTTCCACCGCCAGTGTGGGCGACACGGTCGAGCTCTCGACCCTGCTCGTCGTCGACGGCGACGCTGTGACCAGCGACCCGTGGGTGCTGGCCGGCATCAAGGTCCAGGCCGAGGTCGTGGACCACCACAAGGGCCAGAAGATCGACATTCTGCGCTACAAGAACAAGACCGGCTACCGCCGTCGTCAGGGCCACCGCCAGCAGTACACGGCGATCAAGGTCACTGAGATCCCCGCGGCTGCGAAGTAA
- a CDS encoding Rne/Rng family ribonuclease, with protein sequence MPESIESTEPAQGSDQNTPSDTLPPRRRRRAASRPAGPPSAGAEAAAESTVPAIPAAESEDLATADAIAEPDEEAAETAAAEAPAVEEAAPPARTRRRATRRASAPAGAPKDAETVEVVETVAPAAATAVAESAETTEVAAEAPAAVEEAVPAARTRRRATRRATAPTAAPQVAEESAAAPEAAAPVEVPAVEAPAAVEEAVPAARTRRRATRRATAPTAAPQVAEESAAAPEAAAPVEVPAVEAPAAVEEAVPAARSRRRATRRVTTPAGAPEGESAEAAESVAAPSAAPQEAPAAEAAPAQAVQEAPAAEAEDGGPRRARRRSARKAAGGFSAPPPPAAEDAPSRPSRPAVAVFQAPVFQAPMFQTPERAAAQAAAEAEVEPVEVEETVETADLGGFAEEENTGGPRRRRRRRSEPAEAEQPAAVVTEEEPEEAEEEPEEGAEDAADGDEYGEEESTGSRRRRRRGGRRRRRGDAADADDAEGDELAAEQAAQDTEDTAEQVDEDAEDEADEREESGSGSSSSRRRRRRRRRAGDSGTEAEATPDDPERTVVKVREPRERRAKETEFSDEVQSIKGSTRLEAKKQRRREGREQGRRRVPIITEAEFLARREAVERVMVVRQSGERTQIGVLEDNVLVEHYVNKEQSTSYVGNVYLGKVQNVLPSMEAAFIDIGKGRNAVLYAGEVNFEALGMANGPRRIESALKSGQSVLVQVTKDPIGHKGARLTSQVSLPGRYLVYVPEGSMTGISRKLPDTERARLKTILKKIVPEDAGVIVRTAAEGASEDELRRDVERLQAQWEDIQKKAKNGNAPTLLYGEPDMTVRVVRDIFNEDFSKVIVSGEEAWETIHGYVSHVAPDLAERLQKWTSEVDVFATYRIDEQLMKALDRKVWLPSGGSLVIDKTEAMIVVDVNTGKFTGQGGNLEETVTRNNLEAAEEIVRQLRLRDLGGIVVIDFIDMVLESNRDLVLRRLLECLGRDRTKHQVAEVTSLGLVQMTRKRVGQGLLESFSETCVHCNGRGVIVHMDQPTAVGGGGKRRKRGRGGAEHDHDHDHVSAHEAVEPVEQAELVEAEVAAEVAEPVALPAPEFEPDEELYSSVAEAEAAVGRGRSRRRATRRASAPTGAPKSREAVATTVSEDRAPKPREAAEAEPVAVEDPVVETPAAVSTEDAAPRGRTRRRATRKATAPAGAPAGAAVEETVVTVSEPVAAEATVTVSEPVVAEEAARPEEPAAAESAAPARPRRRAVRKATAPTASAEAAVVVVPSVSAEDAVVTPAEAPVEEAAEAAEETGAEPPAKKTAARKTAKKATAKKAATKKTAAAKKTVAKKATAKKAATAKKTATKKTTVAAEQSSSTVTASTDES encoded by the coding sequence ATGCCCGAATCGATCGAATCCACAGAGCCCGCGCAGGGCTCCGACCAGAACACGCCGAGCGACACGCTGCCGCCGCGTCGGCGCCGCCGCGCCGCGTCCCGCCCTGCGGGACCGCCGTCCGCCGGTGCCGAGGCGGCCGCGGAGAGCACGGTGCCGGCCATACCGGCCGCCGAGTCCGAGGATCTCGCGACCGCCGACGCGATCGCCGAGCCGGACGAGGAAGCCGCCGAGACCGCGGCCGCCGAGGCGCCCGCCGTCGAGGAGGCGGCGCCCCCCGCTCGTACGCGCCGTCGTGCGACCCGCCGCGCCTCCGCGCCCGCCGGTGCGCCCAAGGACGCCGAAACCGTCGAGGTCGTCGAGACCGTGGCGCCGGCTGCCGCCACCGCCGTGGCCGAGAGTGCCGAGACCACCGAGGTCGCCGCTGAGGCGCCCGCCGCCGTCGAGGAGGCCGTGCCGGCCGCTCGTACGCGTCGTCGTGCGACCCGTCGGGCCACTGCCCCGACCGCTGCGCCGCAGGTCGCCGAGGAGAGCGCCGCCGCGCCCGAGGCCGCTGCCCCGGTCGAGGTTCCGGCCGTCGAGGCGCCCGCCGCTGTCGAGGAGGCCGTGCCGGCCGCTCGTACGCGTCGTCGTGCGACTCGCCGGGCCACTGCCCCGACCGCTGCGCCGCAGGTCGCCGAGGAGAGCGCCGCCGCGCCCGAGGCCGCTGCCCCGGTCGAGGTTCCGGCCGTCGAGGCGCCCGCCGCTGTCGAGGAGGCCGTGCCGGCCGCTCGTTCGCGTCGTCGTGCGACTCGCCGGGTGACCACGCCCGCCGGGGCGCCCGAGGGAGAGTCCGCCGAGGCGGCCGAGTCCGTCGCTGCCCCGAGCGCCGCGCCGCAGGAGGCGCCCGCCGCCGAGGCCGCGCCGGCCCAGGCCGTCCAGGAGGCCCCGGCCGCCGAGGCGGAGGACGGTGGGCCGCGTCGGGCCCGTCGCCGGTCGGCGCGCAAGGCCGCCGGTGGATTCTCGGCGCCGCCGCCGCCCGCCGCGGAGGACGCGCCGTCCCGCCCGTCCCGGCCCGCCGTGGCCGTGTTCCAGGCGCCGGTGTTCCAGGCGCCGATGTTCCAGACGCCCGAGCGGGCCGCCGCACAGGCCGCCGCCGAGGCGGAGGTCGAGCCCGTGGAGGTCGAGGAGACCGTCGAGACCGCCGACCTCGGCGGGTTCGCCGAGGAGGAGAACACCGGCGGCCCGCGCCGCCGTCGTCGCCGTCGGAGCGAGCCCGCCGAGGCGGAGCAGCCCGCCGCCGTGGTGACCGAGGAGGAGCCGGAGGAGGCCGAGGAGGAGCCCGAAGAGGGCGCCGAGGACGCCGCCGACGGTGACGAGTACGGCGAGGAGGAGTCCACCGGATCGCGTCGCCGTCGCCGCCGGGGCGGACGCCGTCGCCGTCGGGGCGACGCGGCCGACGCCGACGACGCCGAGGGTGACGAACTCGCCGCCGAGCAGGCCGCGCAGGACACCGAGGACACCGCCGAGCAGGTGGACGAGGACGCAGAGGACGAGGCCGACGAGCGCGAGGAGTCCGGCTCCGGCTCCAGCAGCAGCCGTCGGCGCCGTCGCCGTCGTCGTCGCGCCGGTGACTCGGGCACCGAGGCCGAGGCCACGCCCGACGACCCGGAGCGTACGGTCGTCAAGGTCCGTGAGCCGCGCGAACGGCGCGCCAAGGAGACCGAGTTCTCCGACGAGGTGCAGTCCATCAAGGGCTCGACCCGTCTGGAGGCCAAGAAGCAGCGCCGCCGCGAAGGCCGGGAGCAGGGGCGTCGACGCGTCCCGATCATCACCGAGGCCGAGTTCCTCGCGCGCCGTGAGGCCGTCGAGCGCGTCATGGTCGTCCGCCAGAGCGGCGAGCGCACCCAGATCGGCGTCCTGGAAGACAACGTGCTCGTCGAGCACTACGTCAACAAGGAGCAGTCGACCTCGTACGTCGGCAACGTCTACCTCGGCAAGGTGCAGAACGTGCTGCCGTCGATGGAGGCCGCCTTCATCGACATCGGCAAGGGCCGCAACGCCGTCCTGTACGCCGGTGAGGTCAACTTCGAGGCACTGGGCATGGCCAACGGGCCGCGCCGCATCGAGTCCGCCCTGAAGTCCGGTCAGTCCGTGCTCGTGCAGGTCACCAAGGACCCGATCGGCCACAAGGGCGCGCGCCTGACCAGCCAGGTCTCCCTGCCCGGCCGCTACCTGGTCTACGTCCCCGAGGGGTCGATGACCGGTATCAGCCGCAAGCTGCCCGACACCGAGCGGGCCCGGCTGAAGACCATCCTCAAGAAGATCGTCCCCGAGGACGCGGGCGTCATCGTGCGCACCGCCGCCGAGGGCGCGAGCGAGGACGAACTGCGCCGTGACGTCGAGCGGCTGCAGGCGCAGTGGGAGGACATCCAGAAGAAGGCGAAGAACGGCAACGCGCCGACGCTGCTGTACGGCGAGCCGGACATGACCGTCCGCGTCGTCCGCGACATCTTCAACGAGGACTTCTCCAAGGTCATCGTCAGCGGCGAGGAGGCGTGGGAGACCATCCACGGCTACGTCTCGCACGTCGCGCCCGACCTGGCGGAGCGTCTGCAGAAGTGGACCTCCGAGGTCGACGTCTTCGCGACGTACCGCATCGACGAACAGCTGATGAAGGCGCTGGACCGCAAGGTCTGGCTGCCCAGCGGTGGGTCGCTGGTGATCGACAAGACCGAGGCCATGATCGTGGTCGACGTCAACACCGGCAAGTTCACCGGCCAGGGCGGCAACCTGGAGGAGACGGTCACCAGGAACAACCTGGAGGCGGCCGAGGAGATCGTGCGTCAGCTGCGGCTGCGCGACCTCGGCGGCATCGTCGTCATCGACTTCATCGACATGGTCCTGGAGTCCAACCGGGACCTGGTGCTGCGGCGCCTGCTGGAGTGCCTGGGACGCGACCGCACGAAGCACCAGGTGGCCGAGGTCACCTCGCTGGGTCTGGTCCAGATGACCCGCAAGCGGGTCGGACAGGGCCTGCTGGAGTCCTTCTCCGAGACCTGTGTCCACTGCAACGGGCGCGGCGTGATCGTGCACATGGACCAGCCGACGGCCGTCGGCGGTGGCGGCAAGCGCCGCAAGCGCGGGCGCGGCGGTGCCGAGCACGACCACGACCATGACCACGTGTCCGCTCACGAGGCCGTCGAGCCGGTGGAGCAGGCCGAGCTGGTCGAGGCCGAGGTGGCCGCCGAGGTCGCCGAGCCCGTGGCGCTCCCCGCTCCCGAGTTCGAGCCCGACGAGGAGCTGTACAGCAGCGTCGCCGAGGCCGAGGCGGCGGTCGGGCGTGGCCGTTCGCGGCGCCGCGCGACCCGGCGGGCGTCCGCGCCCACCGGCGCGCCGAAGTCCCGCGAGGCCGTGGCCACCACCGTCTCCGAGGACCGTGCCCCGAAGCCGCGGGAGGCCGCCGAGGCGGAGCCCGTGGCCGTGGAGGACCCGGTCGTGGAGACGCCGGCCGCCGTGAGCACCGAGGACGCCGCGCCCAGGGGCCGTACGCGTCGCCGGGCCACCCGGAAGGCCACCGCCCCGGCGGGCGCCCCGGCCGGAGCGGCTGTGGAGGAGACCGTCGTGACGGTGTCCGAGCCGGTCGCTGCCGAGGCGACGGTGACGGTGTCCGAGCCGGTCGTGGCCGAGGAGGCCGCACGGCCCGAGGAGCCTGCCGCCGCCGAGAGCGCGGCTCCGGCCCGCCCGCGTCGGCGTGCCGTGCGCAAGGCGACGGCGCCCACGGCGTCGGCGGAGGCGGCCGTGGTCGTGGTTCCGTCGGTGTCCGCCGAGGACGCGGTCGTGACCCCGGCCGAGGCGCCCGTCGAGGAGGCCGCCGAGGCCGCGGAGGAGACCGGGGCCGAGCCGCCCGCCAAGAAGACGGCGGCGCGGAAGACGGCCAAGAAGGCGACGGCGAAGAAGGCCGCCACGAAGAAGACGGCGGCGGCCAAGAAGACGGTCGCGAAGAAGGCCACGGCCAAGAAGGCGGCCACGGCGAAGAAGACGGCCACGAAGAAGACCACGGTGGCCGCCGAGCAGTCCTCGTCCACGGTCACCGCTTCGACCGACGAGAGCTGA
- a CDS encoding TIGR03936 family radical SAM-associated protein gives MQRIRLRYTKRGRLRFTSHRDFQRAFERALRRAEVPMAYSAGFTPHPKVSYANAAPTGTGSEAEYLEIALTDARDPEKLRILLDESLPTGLDIVDAVEARTSGLADRLTASVWELRLDGVDPADAARAAEAFMAADLVEVQRRTKNGLRTFDARAAVVDLTGRDGRDGSDGADGSGTPGPQPAASVGSTGAAGAAPLAGPTDQPCAILRLVVRHVTPAVRPDDVLSGLRAVADLAPPVPAAVTRLAQGLFDEETGTVTDPLAPDREAAPALSMAEPTAAAKASAPVGPA, from the coding sequence GTGCAGCGCATTCGACTGCGTTACACCAAGCGCGGCCGCCTCCGGTTCACCAGCCACCGTGACTTCCAGCGCGCCTTCGAGCGTGCGCTGCGCCGTGCCGAGGTGCCCATGGCGTACTCGGCGGGGTTCACGCCGCATCCGAAGGTGTCGTACGCCAATGCCGCACCCACCGGCACGGGCAGTGAGGCGGAGTACCTGGAGATCGCGCTCACCGACGCGCGCGACCCGGAAAAGCTCAGGATCCTGCTCGACGAGTCGCTGCCCACCGGGCTCGACATCGTGGACGCGGTCGAGGCCCGGACCTCCGGGCTCGCCGACCGGCTCACGGCCTCCGTGTGGGAACTGCGCCTCGACGGCGTGGACCCGGCGGACGCCGCGCGCGCGGCCGAGGCCTTCATGGCGGCGGACCTCGTCGAGGTCCAGCGCAGGACCAAGAACGGCCTGCGGACCTTCGACGCCAGGGCCGCCGTCGTCGACCTCACCGGTCGTGACGGACGGGACGGAAGCGACGGAGCCGACGGTTCCGGGACGCCCGGTCCACAGCCCGCCGCGAGCGTCGGCTCCACTGGAGCGGCTGGCGCCGCGCCCCTTGCTGGGCCGACGGACCAGCCCTGTGCGATACTGCGGCTGGTTGTTCGGCACGTGACGCCTGCCGTACGACCCGACGACGTCCTGTCCGGTCTCCGCGCCGTGGCCGACCTGGCGCCGCCGGTCCCCGCTGCGGTGACCAGGCTGGCGCAGGGGCTTTTCGATGAAGAGACCGGCACGGTGACCGACCCGCTCGCGCCCGACCGCGAGGCAGCGCCGGCCCTCTCAATGGCCGAACCCACTGCCGCCGCGAAGGCGTCGGCGCCGGTGGGCCCCGCGTAG
- a CDS encoding glycosyltransferase, which translates to MIVKNEARVIERCLASVRPLIDTWVISDTGSTDGTQDLIREALDGIPGELHQDPWVDFGHNRTRNIQHARGRADFLLTIDADHVLRQDAPLPRLTATSYMLRYDTPGTQHRFKHLMRGDRLWRYEGVTHEYPCTDGPDVQENLDAIVIEDHADGGCRGDKFERDARLLRRELDRDPTNPRTVFYLANTERDLGHAREAIALYERRAEMGGWGEEVYCSLLEAGILRAEKEEDWPGAMDALSRAWEARPERLEACYELASRLRLRRRYHTAYALLVDVVDRPAPDDLLFTRPWVYRWGLLFEFSIDAHWVGDHAGALRACDRLLAMRDLPESVRRQVEINRDFSAPHASRAQLSTVVRRPEAGRSAGSAESAKSHKAAKASGRRR; encoded by the coding sequence GGTCATCTCCGACACCGGCTCGACGGACGGTACGCAGGACCTGATCCGCGAGGCGCTGGACGGCATCCCGGGCGAGCTCCACCAGGACCCGTGGGTCGACTTCGGGCACAACCGGACGCGGAACATCCAACACGCCCGGGGCAGGGCCGACTTCCTGCTCACCATCGACGCCGACCACGTACTGCGCCAGGACGCGCCACTGCCCCGGCTGACGGCCACCTCGTACATGCTGCGCTACGACACCCCGGGCACCCAGCACCGCTTCAAGCACCTGATGCGGGGGGACCGGCTGTGGCGCTACGAGGGCGTCACCCACGAGTACCCGTGCACCGACGGGCCCGACGTCCAGGAGAACCTGGACGCGATCGTCATCGAGGACCACGCCGACGGCGGCTGCCGCGGCGACAAGTTCGAGCGCGACGCACGTCTGCTCAGGCGCGAACTCGACCGCGACCCCACCAACCCCCGCACCGTCTTCTACCTCGCCAACACCGAACGCGACCTGGGCCACGCGCGCGAGGCGATCGCCCTGTACGAGCGGCGCGCGGAGATGGGCGGCTGGGGCGAGGAGGTGTACTGCTCGCTGCTCGAAGCGGGCATTCTCCGAGCGGAGAAGGAGGAGGACTGGCCGGGAGCCATGGACGCGCTCTCGCGGGCCTGGGAGGCACGCCCCGAGCGGCTGGAGGCCTGTTACGAGTTGGCCTCCCGGCTGCGGCTGCGCCGTCGCTACCACACGGCGTACGCCCTCCTCGTCGACGTCGTCGACCGGCCCGCCCCGGACGACCTCCTCTTCACCAGGCCCTGGGTCTACCGCTGGGGCCTGCTGTTCGAGTTCTCCATCGATGCCCACTGGGTGGGTGACCACGCCGGGGCCCTGCGGGCGTGCGACCGTCTGCTGGCCATGCGGGACCTGCCCGAGAGCGTCCGCCGCCAGGTGGAGATCAACCGGGACTTCTCCGCCCCCCACGCCTCCCGGGCACAGCTGTCCACCGTGGTGCGCCGCCCCGAGGCCGGCAGGTCGGCCGGGTCCGCCGAGTCCGCCAAGTCCCATAAGGCCGCGAAGGCTTCCGGGCGCAGGCGGTAG